The sequence GACCAGCCGACCACGCCGGACAGCGGCTCCACCACACCGCCCGCCACCGACACCCCGCCGCCGACCACCCAGCAACCGCCCACCAGCACCCCGCCGACCACCGGAACGACCCCGCCCGGCACACCGAGCAGCCCGCCGACCAGTTCCGTGCCCACCGGCCCGGTGCAGCCGCCCGGCGGCGGCCCCACCGACACCCTCGCCCCGCAGAACGGGGACGGCTCCCAGGACGGGTCGAACAGCCAGACCAGCCAGACCGGCAGACCGGCCTGACCGGCACGCAAGGCAACGCCCCGGCCGGCAGCGGCCGGGGCGGACAGGTCGGGGGGGTCCTACAGATACAGGCCGGTCGAGTCGTCGCCCTGCAGGCGTTCGGCGGCCACGGCGTGCAGGTCGCGCTCGCGCATCAGGACGTACGCCACGCCCTGCACCTCCACCTCCGCCCGGTCCTCCGGGTCGAACAGCACCCGGTCGCCGACCTCGACGCTCCGCACGTGCTGGCCGACCGCGACCACCTCGGCCCAGGCCAGCCGCTTCCCGACGGCCGCGGTCGCCGGGATCAGGATGCCGCCGCCACTGCGGCGCTCGCCCTCACCGCTGTCCTGCCGCACCAGAACGCGGTCGTGCAGCATACGGATGGGCAGCTTGTCGTGTGCACTCTTCGAACTCACGCCGACGAACCTACCGGCGACGGCGCCACACGGTGAGACCGACCACCGCGGCCGCGACCGCCGCCCCGGCCACCGCGACCGGCACGATCCGCTCCATCCGCGGCGCGCCGTCCTCGTCGACGAACTGCGCCCGCGCCCGGCTGACCGCGCGGTTGGCCGCGACATAGGCCTGCCCGACCGTGTTGTCCAGCGCGGACACCGCCTTCGCCCTGGTGTCCCGCATGATCGTGACCGGGTGGACCCGGACCGCGATCTCGTCAAGCGTCACCGCGAGGTCCTGCCGCCTGCGGGCGATATCCGCCTCGATCTCAGCGGCCGTCCTGGCACCTTCCGACACCGCACTGCCTCCATCGCCTGATTAGGTAGCGTTCGGACAGTCTGTCAGTACGACGCGGCCCGCGCCTCGTCGGCACCCCCGTTTGCCCCAGGAGCCTTCATGTCCGACCGTCTCTCCATCGGCGACACCGCCCCCGCGTTCACCCTGCCGGACGCCGACGGCAACCCGGTCTCGCTCGCCGACCACCTCGGCCGCAACGTGATCGTCTACTTCTACCCCGACGCCCTCACCCCCGGCTGCACCAAGCAGGCGTGCGACTTCACCGACAACCTCGCGGTGTTCGCCGACGCCGGCTACGACGTCCTGGGCATCTCCCCGAACAAGCCCGAGAAGCTCGCGAAGTTCCGCGACAAGGAGTCCCTCAAGGTCACCCTGCTCGCCGACCCCGACCGCACCGTCCTCACCGCGTACGGCGCCTTCGGCGAGAAGACCATGTACGGCAAGACCGTCACCGGCGTCATCCGCTCCACCCTCGTGGTCGACCCGAACGGCAAGGTCGCGCACGCCTTCTACAACGTGAAGGCCACCGGCCACGTCGCCAAACTCCTCCGCGACCTGAAGATCTGACCCCCACCCACCCCCGCCACGTAACCCCCACCAACCGCCTTCGTTGACCCGTACGAGAGTACGAACACGTGCACGGTTGTGGAGGTGGCGGTGGCAGCGAGAACAGCGAGCCCCTATACGAAGGAACGGCTCGCGGCGGCGTTGGAGCTGTCGCAGACGCTCTCCGAGGCGTTGCGGCGGCTCGGGGTGGAACCCGGCAGCCCGACCCGGAAGTACATCCGGGCGCTCATACGCCGCTACGGGATCGACACCTCGCACCTGCAACGGGAGGGCGCGCGTTGGACCAAGGACATCCTGGAACCGGCCGTGGCCGCGTCGACGAACATGTGTGAGGTCCTGCGACGGCTCGGCCTGGAGGTGGTCGGCGGCCATCACACGCACATCACTCGGCGGGTCAGGGCGCTCGGGATCGACACGTCGCACTTCGTGCGGCCCTCTCGCCGGGGCGAGCGTCGCGGGCCGCGGACCACGGAATCGCTTCTGGTGGTGCAGGACCCCGCACGCGCACGGCGGATACCCGGCGACCGGCTCAAGCGGGCACTGCTGGAGCGGGGCGTCTCGGAGCGCTGCGCGCAGTGCGGGACAGGGCCGGTCTGGCGCGGCCGTCCCCTCCCGCTGGAGGTCGACCACATCGACGGGAACTGGCGGGACAACCGCATGCCCAACCTGCGGCTGCTCTGCCCGAACTGCCATGCGGCGACGGACTCCTACCGCGGACGAGCGAAGGGCCGCGTCTCGTGAGCAGCGTGGTCCGCCGCGGGGCGGCAGCCAGGCCCACGGCCGAGCGACTGCGGGCATCCGTCGCCGAGGCGGTCTCGATCGCGGGTGTGCTCCGCGCGCTCGGCCTGTCGGACGGCGGCCGGCCCCGGGCGCTGCTGCGGCAGTGGGTGGCCGAGGACGAACTCGACACCTCGCACTTCCTCGGCCAGGCGCACCAGAGGGGCCGGCCCGGACCGACCCCGCGCAGGGCCCCCATGGACGTGCTGGTCAGGCACGACGGCCCCGCACGCACGAAGACCCATCTGCTGCGCAGGGCGCTGGTCGAGATCGGCGTTCCCGAGAGGTGTGCCGAGTGCGGGACACCGCCGGTGTGGCGGGGGCGGCCGATCACCCTTGAGGTCGACCACGTCAACGGCGACCGGACCGACGACCGGGCCGAGAACCTGCGGCTGCTCTGCCCGAACTGCCATGCGGTCACGCCCACCTGGTGCCGGGGCGGGCAGCGTCCAAAGCAATCGGCCGGATAGGGCACCGGGATGGAATATCCGGCCGACGCGGCACACGGCGGCCCGGTACGATAGTGGGGCAGGCGGCCGTTGCTGAATCAGGTATAAGCGCGGCGCTTAGGTCGCCGTGGGAGAAATCCCATGTGGGTTCGAGTCCCACCGGCCGCACGTGAGGTGAAGCCCACCCGGGAGTTCCGGGTGGGCTTCACTCATGGATGGCGGGCTCAGCCGAGGAGTTCGGTGAGCATCGGGACCAGCGCGCGGAACGCCTTGCCGCGGTGGCTGATCGCGTTCTTCTCCGCCGCACTCAGCTCCGCACAGGTCCGCTCCTCACCCTCGGGCTGGAGGATCGGGTCGTAGCCGAAGCCGCCGGCGCCCGCCGGGGCGTGCCGGAGGGTGCCGCGCAGCCGGCCCTCGGCGACGCGGGTGGTGCCGTCGGGCAGCGCGAGGGCGGCGGCGCAGGCGAAGTGGGCGGCGCGGTGCGGGTGTTCGATGTCGCCGAGCTGGGCGAGCAGCAGGTCGAGGTTGGCGAGGTCGTCGCCGTGCTTGCCGGCCCAGCGGGCGGAGAAGATGCCGGGCGAGCCGCCGAGCACGTCCACGCACAGCCCCGAGTCGTCGGCGACCGCGGGCAGCCCGGTGGCCTCGGCGAGGGCGCGTGCCTTGAGCAGCGCGTTCTCGGCGAAGGTGACCCCGGTCTCCTTGACGTCGGGGATCTCCGGGTAGGCGTCGGCGCCGACGAGGTCGTTGTCGAGGCCGGCCTCGGTGAGGATGGCCCGGAGTTCGGTGACCTTGTGGGCGTTGCGGGTGGCGAGCACGAGACGGGTGGTCATGGACCGATTATCCCTGGGCGCAGACCGCGGTGAGGTGGCCGGCGGCGCTGCCGACGGGGCGCAGGTCGGGGTTGTGGCCGTCGGCGGCGCTGGTGCGGGCGCGGCGGACCGAGGCGGAGAGGTCGGAGACGGCGTGGCTGACGTCGGGGTCGTGGCGGCGGTCGCCGATCCGGTCGAGGTCGGTCTGCACCTTGTCGAGGGCCTTGACGGTGGCCTTGCGGCGGCTGGGGTCGGAGACCTGGCCGATGTTGGTGGCGTTGCTCTGCAGGTCCTGGACGTCGCCGGCGACGGTGGCGGCGGTCCTGGCGCAGTCCAGTGCGCGGGTGACGCCGTGGCAGGCGGTGAGGGTCGCGGCGAACAGCAGGGCGGCGAGCGGCAGGACGGCGGCGCGGGTGCGTAAGAAGCGGCCGGTTCGCCTGCCGTGGGCGGGTGCGGGGCCTGTACGGCGTTCGGCGCGGGTGGCGCGTATGGCGCGTAAGACCCGTATGACGTGCGCGCGTACGGGGGCGGTGGCGCGTATGACGTGCGCGGGTACGAAGCGGGCGGTGCGAACGGCGGTGCGGCGGCGGTTCATTGCGGTGATCCCTCCCCGGCTCCGCGCGCGGCGGCGTACCACGCGCATCTGTAGACACGCGGCGTGCGCAGGGAGGGTTGCCCCCGAACTCGGGTGCGGGCGCAGATAGGGGTGGGGTGTGGATAGGGGTGGGGCGCGGAGAGGGGTGCCCTCCGCGCCCGG comes from Streptomyces sp. NBC_00448 and encodes:
- a CDS encoding GroES family chaperonin, whose translation is MLHDRVLVRQDSGEGERRSGGGILIPATAAVGKRLAWAEVVAVGQHVRSVEVGDRVLFDPEDRAEVEVQGVAYVLMRERDLHAVAAERLQGDDSTGLYL
- a CDS encoding DUF3618 domain-containing protein; the encoded protein is MSEGARTAAEIEADIARRRQDLAVTLDEIAVRVHPVTIMRDTRAKAVSALDNTVGQAYVAANRAVSRARAQFVDEDGAPRMERIVPVAVAGAAVAAAVVGLTVWRRRR
- the bcp gene encoding thioredoxin-dependent thiol peroxidase, encoding MSDRLSIGDTAPAFTLPDADGNPVSLADHLGRNVIVYFYPDALTPGCTKQACDFTDNLAVFADAGYDVLGISPNKPEKLAKFRDKESLKVTLLADPDRTVLTAYGAFGEKTMYGKTVTGVIRSTLVVDPNGKVAHAFYNVKATGHVAKLLRDLKI
- a CDS encoding HNH endonuclease signature motif containing protein, whose protein sequence is MAARTASPYTKERLAAALELSQTLSEALRRLGVEPGSPTRKYIRALIRRYGIDTSHLQREGARWTKDILEPAVAASTNMCEVLRRLGLEVVGGHHTHITRRVRALGIDTSHFVRPSRRGERRGPRTTESLLVVQDPARARRIPGDRLKRALLERGVSERCAQCGTGPVWRGRPLPLEVDHIDGNWRDNRMPNLRLLCPNCHAATDSYRGRAKGRVS
- a CDS encoding HNH endonuclease signature motif containing protein; protein product: MSSVVRRGAAARPTAERLRASVAEAVSIAGVLRALGLSDGGRPRALLRQWVAEDELDTSHFLGQAHQRGRPGPTPRRAPMDVLVRHDGPARTKTHLLRRALVEIGVPERCAECGTPPVWRGRPITLEVDHVNGDRTDDRAENLRLLCPNCHAVTPTWCRGGQRPKQSAG
- the rdgB gene encoding RdgB/HAM1 family non-canonical purine NTP pyrophosphatase; its protein translation is MTTRLVLATRNAHKVTELRAILTEAGLDNDLVGADAYPEIPDVKETGVTFAENALLKARALAEATGLPAVADDSGLCVDVLGGSPGIFSARWAGKHGDDLANLDLLLAQLGDIEHPHRAAHFACAAALALPDGTTRVAEGRLRGTLRHAPAGAGGFGYDPILQPEGEERTCAELSAAEKNAISHRGKAFRALVPMLTELLG